DNA sequence from the candidate division WOR-3 bacterium genome:
GGGGACGCGATGGACAGCGTCATCGGCAATATGATAATTTACAATTTATCAGGCGCGAACAATGGCATCACATTACAATGCTTGTTGATTTAAGCGGGCAAAATCCATTTTATGCCTGGTGGCTAAATAATAATCTTGTTTGGTATGAATATGATACTTCCATTGGCAATGACACATTGGCTCCAACTGAATTTCATGTTGGTGCTTGCTGGATTGATTGGGGAGAAGGAAATAGAGGACTGGTTTGGATAGATAATTGCCAGGTGGCTGATTTTGGTCCTGGTGCTGGGATTGAAGACAAAAGAAATATGAGTCCTAATAATTTTGAATTTTCTTTACATCCTAATCCCTGTAAGAGAACAATTTCTCTTTCATTAAATCTAAGGGAAGAAACAAATTTAGCAATTATCCTTTATGATTTGGTGGGTAGAGAGAAAAAAATGATTTTAAATAATAAACTCTTTGCTCAAGGAAGTTATAATATTCAATTAAATTTTTGTGATGTGCCCGAAGGTATCTATTTCTTGAGGATAACTACTCAGAAGCAAAACTATTTTGAGAAGATAGTAATTCTAAGTAAAAATTAAAAGGAGATTTATGAATTATATTTACATTGGTTTAATAATAACAGGGATCTGTTTAATTCTTGATGAGATTCTCCCAAGATTGAAACATGCGGGTTATTTTAAGAATCTTATCCGACTTTATACCTTTAAGAAGATAATAGCAAATTTTCAGAAAGATTTATCTGATGTTAATAGTTTAAATGATACATTGAAAATGTACATAAAAAATAGATACCAATTTTTCCCAATAAGTCCAAGGGAGATTTATTTCAGGGAAGTGCAGTTTGACTATTCGGTTTCAAGATACACCGTATGCCCAATTCACGGCGCAATAGAGATGGTCAATCCCCAGAAGATTAAGATTACATTTTGTCTGAATCTTGCGATTCCTGCATTTCTCGCTTTTATTAGTATTCTGTTGTTTTACCGCTTTCCACAAACAAGCATAACACTGATAATTCTATTCTTTCTTTTAGTCTCGTGTTTCTGGTATTATATTCTGATTAAAAAACGCATTCAGATTTTAACTGAAGCAATCACCAGATGGTTGAGTAAACCAGTATCTTCGCCTAAAATTTGACCATTTGACAATTGTGCAATTGTAAAATGGATAACCTGTATTTTTAATTATAGTGTGGTGGCGTGATCTACCCCACAAAGTCAAATTTGATATGATTTTTGTTTCACAATTTCAGTATTATGGAATAATGGAATAATAAATCTATTTATTTAATAATTGAAATAAAGATTAATTAATTTGCATCACAAAAGATTTAGTTATTTAAACTTAGAGGAGTTAAAATCTCTGTCCAAAATTTAAATATACTTAAATTCATTGCTTCACTTATTTTGACACTTGGCGCTGGGTTTATTGGTTCGCTGGCGACAAGACAATCAGTCTCCACCTGGTATGCAACGATAAATAAGCCACCGATAAGCCCGCCAAGCTGGTTGTTTGGTCCGGTCTGGACTGTGCTGTTTATTCTTATGGGCATTGCATTTTATCTTGTCTGGAATAAGGGACTCTCTTTGACACCCGTAAAGACCGCTATTATCATTTTTTTAATACAGCTGGTTCTTAATGTCGTCTGGTCTTTTCTCTTTTTCGGATTGCGTTCTCCATTATATGCATTTATTGAGATTATCATACTTTGGATTGCTATTCTGCTTACGATAATTTATTTCTTCAAGGTTTCATATGTAGCCGGCTACCTGTTGATACCGTACATTCTCTGGGTCAGTTTTGCATCCATCTTAAATGGGTGGATTGCAGTGTTGAATTGATGAAATGATATATCGTGATTTTGGTAAAACAGGTGTAAAAATCTCACAACTCGGTTTTGGTTGTATGAGATTCCCACTTCTTGATGAAAATGACTTTAAATCAATCAACAAACCCGAAGCAGCAAAAATTTTGTATTATGCGATTGATAATGGCATAAATTATCTTGATACCGCCTACGGTTATCATTCAGGTGAGAGTGAGGTATTCTTGGGTGAAGTTTTGAAGCCAGAATATCGCAAGAAAATCTACCTTGCGACCAAATTGCCTGTCTATCTTGTGAAAGAAAAAGGTGATTCTGAAAAGTATCTTAATGAGCAACTCACGAAACTAAAGACCGAGACAATAGATATGTATCTCTTGCACGGCTTAAGTAAAGACTCCTGGCAGACCGTTCAGAAATTTGATATATTGAAATTTCTTGATGATACATTGAAAAAAGGCAAAATAAGGTTCGCTGGTTTCTCATTCCACGATGAATTGCCGCTATTTAAAGAAATTATTAATGCCTATCCCTGGTCATTCTGTTTGCTACATATCAATTATGTTGATAATGATATTCAAGCAGGAATAAAGGGTCTTGAATATGCGTATAGCAAGGGCCTTGGTGTAATTATTATGGAACCTCTGCGTGGTGGTAAACTTGCGCGGAATGTGCCTGAAGAAGTATTAAATATCATTGCCAACTCAAAATTCAAACAGACACCTGCAGAATTTGCATTTAGATATTTATACAATCGGCCTGAGGTCTCCTGTGTGTTAAGTGGAATGAGCACGATTGAACAGGTCAAACAGAACATTGAATTTGCATCAGTAGAGCACAGAGATACACTCACCGAAGATGAGTTGAAATTGTATGAACAGGCAAAAAAATTTTTCAAATCGCGCACGAAAATCAATTGTACAGGTTGTAACTATTGTTCAGATTGTCCGCAGAAAATTCCGATTTTATTTATCTTTGAGATATATAACGATGCCTATATGTATAATGCTTTTGATGAATCAAAATGGATGTACAAAAATTTCATCAAAGATGAAAGAAAGGCAGATAAATGTACTGAATGCGGACAATGTGAAGAACGCTGCCCGCAGAAAATAGGAATAATTAACGAATTAAAAAATGCTCATACGGCCTTGAAAGAAAGTGGATAAATATCAAAAATCATACGGAAGGAAGAAAAATTCCCAACTCCATTTCCTCTCCCTTAAAGGGAGAGGATAAAGGTGAGGGTGAGGTTTTGGATTCCAACGCTCCACGGTAAACGGCATACGTTTAAAACCTCTTATCATCATTGACAAAAAATTAATATTAAGTATAATAAAACATAATTTGATAAAAAAGAACTAACTATATGGGGACCTGGCATAAGATAATCATTGGCGATGCAAGATGGATGAAAGAAGTTCCCGATGAATCCGTCCATCTTATTATCACATCACCTCCTTACTGGCAGTTAAAGGATTACGGTAATGGAAAGCAAATAGGATTTAATGATACTTATGAAGAATATATAAATAACCTTAACCTTGTCTGGAGTGAATGCCGCAGAGTTCTTCATAAAGGTTGCCGTTTGTGTATTAACATTGGAGACCAGTTTGCCCGTTCGGTTTATTATGGAAGATATAAGGTTATTCCGATCAGGACAGAAATCATCAAATTTTGTGAGAGCGCAGGATTTGATTATATGGGCGCAATTATCTGGCAGAAGGTTACTACCTGTCATACAACTGGCGGAGCAACAGTAATGGGTTCTTATCCTTACCCAAGGAATGGGATTCTTAAATTAGACTATGAATTTATTTTGATTTTTAAGAAATACGGTAGTCCTCCAAAGGTAAGTAAAGAAATAAAAGAAAAGTCAAAATTGACCGATGAAGAATGGAATCAATATTTTACCGGACACTGGAATTTTCCTGGAGAAAAGCAGGATAAACATCTTGCAATGTTTCCGGAGGAATTACCAAGACGTCTTATCAAAATGTTCAGTTTTGTCGGAGATACTATACTTGACCCTTTTCTTGGAAGCGGTACGACATCTTTAGCAGCAAGAAAACTGAATAGGAATTCTATCGGATATGAAATAAACGAAGATTTTTTACCCATTATAAAAGAGAAACTTGGCATAAATCAAAAAACAATGTTTGAGGACGCAACTTTTGAAATAATAAAGCAAAAAGAAATAAAAACAGATTTCAAAGAAGCGATCAAAAAATTACCATATATCTTTAAAGACCCTATTAAGTTTGATAAAAAGGTTGACCCTAAAAAGTTAAGATTCGGTTCAAAAATTGATAATTCCAATTACGAGCGTGAAAAATATTACACAGTGAAAGAAATACTTTCTCCAGAGATTTTAATTTTAAATAATGGGTTAAAAATCAGATTACTCGGGATTAAAGAAAAACCGGATAAAAATGGAGAGGCTGTTAAATTTTTGAAAGAGAAAACAAAGGGACAGAAGGTATTCATTAGATTTGATGAAATAAAATATGATGAGCAGAACAACTTACTTTGTTATCTTTATTTACAGAATAAAACTTTTTTAAATGCACATCTGATTAAGAATGGATTGGCTGATGTAGATAATGCGCTTAATTATAAGTATAAATCAAAGTTTTTAAACCTAAGAGACATACTAATCAAAGAATCTTAATATGAAGATAAAAATCACTATTGATGAAATCAGGAGATATCTGGATATTGAAACGCCTGAATTTCCAAAATATGTAGCGCCACTTATCAATTTAGCAAATCAATATGCACAAGGAACACGGCCGAGAGTGGTTGGTCAGATGAGTGAACTTATACAGGAGTTTGAAGGGAAAACATTGAAAGAATGGGAAAAGTGGTATTTAAAGAAAAAACCTGAAGCAATAAAAAGCGCTACAGAAAAAATATTACAGAAATTGAAAGAATTAAGAAATGCAATGGATAAGATAGACAGGGCAACCGTTGAGAAATGGGTAAGGGATTTAGTGATTTTAAAAACTTTTGCCGGGCTAAGATTTCAGGAAGCGATACTTAAGAAAGGTGCTGAGTTAAAAGGAACAAATTACCGTCTCGCTGAACCTGATGAAGAGTCAAAAGGAATAGATGGCTATATCGGAAACATTCCAATATCTATAAAACCCCATACCTATGAGGCGAAAGCAGCATTACCAGAACACATAGATGTCAAAATCATCTATTATAGAAAGATTGATGATGGAATTGAGGTGGATTATGGAGAAATATTGTAATTATCAGTCACCGCATCGCTTAACACAGCATAAAAGAGCCTGCCCTGATGAAAATCAGGGTTCGTGCATTACCTGTTCCGCGCGCAACGCACAAGCAAGCGGCACGCACACAAATTTTTGCTGCGCAAATTCTACTTTTACGCTTGAGCCGTTAGGCAAAATCATAAGGAGGTGTTAAAATGAATGGGAATACAATACTTCAAATATTAAGAGAACTAGTAATAAGGAATACTAAAGATGCCAGAAAGAATTGGATAACAGAATATCTTAGGAACTTGGGAATTCAATACGAAGTACAAAATTTTCAACCAGATGGCGCTAATATAGTTATTAACAAATCCAACAAAAATAAAATTATTTTTTCAGCACATTATGATGGTAATGATCCAAACGATAATTTATCTTCGGTTGCTATTATTTTAGAACTCATCAGAGAGCATCCAAGCGACAAGTATTTAGCACTCTTAACAGATTTAGAGGAAAATCAAAGTAAGGGCATGGAGGCTTATATTGCTCGTAATGGCACTGATTTACCTTTAATTGTTCTAGAATTATGTGGTTCAGGTAGTGTTGTACACATAGGCGCATCGTCGTTTATCCCTAAACCGCCTTTTGAAACAGTTAATATGGATCCTACTCTCTTAAAAAATATTGAAGCTTGTGTTAAGGAGCTCAAGTATAACTATAGGATACATCTAACTCCCCCGGGTGATCATTTACATTATGCTATGGCTAAAGGAAAAGCAGGTCTTTTAAGTATTATTAATGACATTGATTTTTTAGTGATTACAAAAATGGCCGCACAAACACCACCATGGAAATTATTTGATGGAATCGATAGAAATAATTCCGTAATTTCAAGAATGCCACCATTTGGAAATTGTGAATTAAATGACATAAGGACTGATAGCTTAGAAATGATATATAATATTATAGTCCACTATTTGAACAACAAACTACGTTAATTCATTGAGCGTAACGATGAATAAATCTATTAATGAAAAATGAGAGTTTAATGGCTTATCGCCATTAATAGATAGTCTGTGTTTAATACAACAAACTATATTAATCCACAAGGACTTATGGGTATACGAAACTCGGTAGAGCAGATAATAATAAATAGAGAAGACAGGAGATGCTAAATGACGAAATTAGTTAAAAATAGAGAATTCTGGCAATCAAGTTAGAGTTGAGATAAACGAAATGCCTTGTCTACCATACCAAAACAGGACAAATTACGAAATACTTTGTTTATTGAACGAGTTATTTGAAATTCCAAATTCTCCTCTGGAATGGCAGAAAGTATTTAAAGACTCAGAATAATTTCCAAAATAGGAAGGTGAATTATGGCATATAAACGCAAATCGTGGAAGGAAAAGTTAGAGGATCGCAAAAATTTTCCAAAGGTTATTTCATTTACTTCCCAAATGCCCTGTGGCAAGGCATTGGCAAAATGGGGCGCAAAACCCGGGGATTCGGTTGTTCTTGCCCCACATATTGAAGTGGATGAAATTATGAAAATAGTTCCCAAAGGTAAAGTGATTACCATTAAAGAAATTTGTGAAGAACTTGCTGAAAAACACAAAACTAAATATTGTTGTTCCCTGATAGCAGGAATCAGTATTATGACCGCAGCAAATGCGGCAGAAGAAGCGAGAATGAAAGGAGAGAAGAATATCACGCCTTACTGGCGCACACTTAAAGTTGGTGGAGTGCTGAATGAAAAATTTCCGGGTGGGGCAGAGAGACAAAAGGAACTTCTGGAAAAAGAAGGGCATAAGGTAGAAAAGAGAGGCAAAAAATATTTTGTGGTTGACTTTGAAAAATGCCTGATGAGGTTATAGATGGAATTTTTGTATCTGAAAAATGTAGTGGTCGACCTTGCTCGACATTTGCAGAGTAAACTCTGCCACTACATACAGCTTTTACAGACCAAGGTCTGCCACTACAATTTTATTAAAAGTCAACTCTTTATTAATACCAAGCATCATTAGAAATTAAATGGGGGGATTTATGCCTGAGATTATTATCAAAGATGTTAGTTTAGAAAACATTCTTGACCTCTGTCTGGTCTGTGTTCCTCAGGATAAGAGAGATGACCCGGACTGGCAAAGGGGTATTGAAGAAAAAAGAATCTGGACATTTGAGATGCTACAGAAATGGAGTTCAATAGCAAAAGTTGGCTATGTTGATGGAGTTCCTGCAGGAATGATACAATATAGACCTGTGCCAGACGAGAGTGTTGTTTGGATTGATTGCATTTATGTA
Encoded proteins:
- a CDS encoding T9SS type A sorting domain-containing protein, whose product is MKQEKMILSVWKIALADTIIFQDGYEAGQDPQGNFINWDETPVYGGVGSASAIDDTVIHYAGNHSARFQLTNGAQGGWAYTNKIIPWPSGRKLWYSCYLRNGPISQSNVTVGGLYFMEAYIVHPSGYRERANIETHPYQGLPDSLFMIRMAYRGRDGQRHRQYDNLQFIRREQWHHITMLVDLSGQNPFYAWWLNNNLVWYEYDTSIGNDTLAPTEFHVGACWIDWGEGNRGLVWIDNCQVADFGPGAGIEDKRNMSPNNFEFSLHPNPCKRTISLSLNLREETNLAIILYDLVGREKKMILNNKLFAQGSYNIQLNFCDVPEGIYFLRITTQKQNYFEKIVILSKN
- a CDS encoding TspO/MBR family protein, with protein sequence MTLGAGFIGSLATRQSVSTWYATINKPPISPPSWLFGPVWTVLFILMGIAFYLVWNKGLSLTPVKTAIIIFLIQLVLNVVWSFLFFGLRSPLYAFIEIIILWIAILLTIIYFFKVSYVAGYLLIPYILWVSFASILNGWIAVLN
- a CDS encoding aldo/keto reductase, giving the protein MIYRDFGKTGVKISQLGFGCMRFPLLDENDFKSINKPEAAKILYYAIDNGINYLDTAYGYHSGESEVFLGEVLKPEYRKKIYLATKLPVYLVKEKGDSEKYLNEQLTKLKTETIDMYLLHGLSKDSWQTVQKFDILKFLDDTLKKGKIRFAGFSFHDELPLFKEIINAYPWSFCLLHINYVDNDIQAGIKGLEYAYSKGLGVIIMEPLRGGKLARNVPEEVLNIIANSKFKQTPAEFAFRYLYNRPEVSCVLSGMSTIEQVKQNIEFASVEHRDTLTEDELKLYEQAKKFFKSRTKINCTGCNYCSDCPQKIPILFIFEIYNDAYMYNAFDESKWMYKNFIKDERKADKCTECGQCEERCPQKIGIINELKNAHTALKESG
- a CDS encoding DNA methyltransferase, whose protein sequence is MGTWHKIIIGDARWMKEVPDESVHLIITSPPYWQLKDYGNGKQIGFNDTYEEYINNLNLVWSECRRVLHKGCRLCINIGDQFARSVYYGRYKVIPIRTEIIKFCESAGFDYMGAIIWQKVTTCHTTGGATVMGSYPYPRNGILKLDYEFILIFKKYGSPPKVSKEIKEKSKLTDEEWNQYFTGHWNFPGEKQDKHLAMFPEELPRRLIKMFSFVGDTILDPFLGSGTTSLAARKLNRNSIGYEINEDFLPIIKEKLGINQKTMFEDATFEIIKQKEIKTDFKEAIKKLPYIFKDPIKFDKKVDPKKLRFGSKIDNSNYEREKYYTVKEILSPEILILNNGLKIRLLGIKEKPDKNGEAVKFLKEKTKGQKVFIRFDEIKYDEQNNLLCYLYLQNKTFLNAHLIKNGLADVDNALNYKYKSKFLNLRDILIKES
- a CDS encoding MjaI family restriction endonuclease: MKIKITIDEIRRYLDIETPEFPKYVAPLINLANQYAQGTRPRVVGQMSELIQEFEGKTLKEWEKWYLKKKPEAIKSATEKILQKLKELRNAMDKIDRATVEKWVRDLVILKTFAGLRFQEAILKKGAELKGTNYRLAEPDEESKGIDGYIGNIPISIKPHTYEAKAALPEHIDVKIIYYRKIDDGIEVDYGEIL
- a CDS encoding MGMT family protein codes for the protein MAYKRKSWKEKLEDRKNFPKVISFTSQMPCGKALAKWGAKPGDSVVLAPHIEVDEIMKIVPKGKVITIKEICEELAEKHKTKYCCSLIAGISIMTAANAAEEARMKGEKNITPYWRTLKVGGVLNEKFPGGAERQKELLEKEGHKVEKRGKKYFVVDFEKCLMRL